GTGGTCGGCGGGAGACCGTGTTCTCGTGCTTCCGCATGTCGTGTGCGGTCGGTGCCGGAACTGCCTCACGGGTGCCGCCAACATCTGCCTGCGCGGCTGGATGCCCGGCATCCACGGCTGGGGTGGAAACGCGGAACTCATGATCGCGCCGAGTCGAGGAATCGTCGCTGCCCCGGACCTCGACCCAGTCATCACCGCCGCGCTCCCGATCTCGTTCGGCACCGCGTGGCGTGCGCTCCATGGAACGGCGCACGTCTCCACCGGAGAGTGGGTCGTCGTCGCGGGAGCGGGCGGTGCGCTGGGGCACGCCTGCCTTCAAGTCGCCGCCTTGGCCGGCGCCCGTCCCATCGCGCTCGTGCGTGATCCCGCCCGCGCGGACTTCGTTCGCCGCTGTGGAGCCGAGGAAGTGGTCGTCACGAGCGAGGCCGACTGGCCGGAGCGCGTGCGCACGATCACGGGCTCACGAGGCGCGGATGTCATCGTCGACCATGTCGGGGGCGCGAACTTCGAGGGAAGCATCCGCGCACTCGCCGATCGTGGGCGCCTCGTCGTGGCCGGCGGTCACGGGGGCGAGTTCCCGCAGCTCGATGTCGTCGACGTGTTCCGGCGAGAGCTGCGGATCCTCGGTGTCCGCAGTCAGCGCCCCGACGACATCGAGGCCGTTCTCGGGCTCGCCGTCGAAGGCCGGCTCACCCCGCACATCGCCGAGACGATGGCGCTGAAAGATGTCCGAGCGGCGCACGATCTCGTCGCCAGCCGCTCCACGACGGGGAAGGTCGTGCTGCAGCCCTGAGGCGGCACCGATCTCACAACGAGGAAGAAGGAAGCGAATGACCCACATCGGCGGACCCGACCGCGACTTCA
This genomic stretch from Microbacterium sp. SLBN-146 harbors:
- a CDS encoding zinc-binding dehydrogenase, with the translated sequence MRADGVVLTRFGGPEVLDVTSIDIPEPGPGEVLVRVTAVSLNHLDLEIRAGVSRLPIDLPHVLGREVVGEVVAAADADSPWSAGDRVLVLPHVVCGRCRNCLTGAANICLRGWMPGIHGWGGNAELMIAPSRGIVAAPDLDPVITAALPISFGTAWRALHGTAHVSTGEWVVVAGAGGALGHACLQVAALAGARPIALVRDPARADFVRRCGAEEVVVTSEADWPERVRTITGSRGADVIVDHVGGANFEGSIRALADRGRLVVAGGHGGEFPQLDVVDVFRRELRILGVRSQRPDDIEAVLGLAVEGRLTPHIAETMALKDVRAAHDLVASRSTTGKVVLQP